The following is a genomic window from Saprospiraceae bacterium.
CGAGCCATACCACAGCAATACGGCAACAACAGTTACACCCAAAAACTCAGAAGCCGGCGATGCAGAATCTCTTCTGTTGACAACTTTGGTAAGCAGATTTCTGAATGATATATTTTCTTTGTCAAATTTTGCTTTTTGGTAATCCTCTGCATTAAATCCCTTGATGACTCTTAGTCCTCCTATGGTCTCCTCAAGGTGCGATGAGAGATTGGCTACCATTTCCTGAACTTCTCCTGATTCTTTTTTTAAAGTACTTACGACCTTCCCTATGATAAGACCTGCAATGATGACCAAAATCAATACAAACAACGTCAACCCAGCATTGATGTAGATCATCAGAAAAACACTGCCTATAATTATAAACGGGGATTTGAATATGGCTTCTATGACATTTAGAATAGACCATTCTACTTCCTGAACATCGAGCGTCATGGATGACATCAGTGCTCCTTTTCGTTCATTGCTGTAAAAGCTCAATGGCAGTTCAAGAAATTTGTTGAACATCTGTTTTCGAAGGTCGTAAATGATCCCAAATCTCAATGGAGCCATAAAATACAAGGAACTATATCTGAATAGATTTTTCAAAAAAATAACAATTACAATGCTCAGGCATACCCATAATAATACGTCTTCTCTTCCGAATTTCAGAATCAGATCTGACATATAGTATCGGAGCCATTCGCTGAAATCTCTACCGGACGGCATGACAGGCTGAGCAGGTACTCTGTCAAAAAGGATACTGAAAAATGGTATGAGTAAAGGTACACTTACGACTGTAAATACAGAAAGCAGGATGTTTGAGATAATACTAAGGATAAAACTTCTTTTATAATGCTTTATCCGGGAAAGCAATCGCCATAATCCCTCCATAGCAGGTGGAATTTTAATTATTTATTCGATACAATCATCTATTGAGAATGTGTTCATAAATCCAGTATTAAAATCACCGGATTTAAATTTTTCATTTTTCATAATGCACTTATGAAAAGGTACTGTTGTTTTTATGCCTTCGATGACAAACTCATCCAGTGCTCTTTGCATCTTTTTGATACATTCGTCTCTTGTTTGAGCCTTACAAATCAACTTGGCTATCATAGAGTCATAAAATGGTGGAACTGTATATCCGGCATACACGTGTGTATCCACTCTTACACCGTGGCCTTTAGGACTGTGAAATGAGTTGATTTTGCCGGGCGAAGGTCTGAATCCATTAAACACATCTTCAGCATTGATCCTGCATTCCATAGCATGCATCTTTGGATAGTAGTTTTTGCCGGAAATAGGAATTCCAGCGGCAACTTTTATCTGTTCTTTGATCAGATCATGGTCTATGACTTCTTCTGTCACCGGATGTTCTACCTGTATTCTTGTATTCATCTCCATAAAGTAAAAGTTTCTGTACTTGTCTACCAGAAACTCTATAGTACCGACGCCCTCATAGTTGATAGACTTACATGCTTTGACTGCTGCATCTCCCATTTTTTCTCTGAGCTCCGGAGTCATGAAGGGAGATGGAGATTCTTCTATTAGCTTTTGATGTCTTCTTTGTATAGAACAATCCCTTTCTGACAGATGTATCACATTGCCAAACTGATCTCCTATGATCTGAAATTCGATATGGCGGGGCTCTTCTACGTATTTTTCTACATATATTCCGTCATTTGTAAATGATGCTTTTGCTTCTTTTCTTGCACTATCCCATGCAGCTTCAAATTCGTCATCTTTGGTCACTATACGCATTCCTTTTCCACCACCACCTGCAGTAGCTTTCAGGATGACAGGGTAGCCTATCTGATTTGCAATTTTTATACCCTGTTTTACATCTTTGAGCAATCCTTCTGAGCCGGGAACCACAGGAACTCCCGCTTTGATCATTGTTTCTTTAGCTGTAACTTTATCACCCATTTTGCCGATCATCTCAGGAGTGGGTCCAATAAACTTAACTCCTGACTGTCTGCATATTTCAGAAAAGTTAGCATTTTCAGATAGAAATCCATATCCCGGATGTATACCATCGGCATTGGTTATCTCTACTGCTGCCATGATACGCGGGATGTTGAGATATGATTCTGATGAAGGAGGAGGGCCTATACATACTGCCTCATCTGCAAATCTGACATGAAGACTGTCTGCGTCCGCCTTGGAATATATAGCCACAGTTTTTATACCCATCTCTTTACAGGTCCGTATAACCCTTAAAGCAATTTCACCTCGGTTTGCAATTAAAATTTTATTGAACATGTGGTATGAAAATTTTGGTATTTTGGAAAAAACTTAAAGTATGTTTAAATTTTGTTTTGGGATAATAAAATAAGACATTTTATTACTAGATCATAAATATTAACCATACTCTGATGCTATAATTCAACTAAATAAAGGACCTGATCATATTCTACAGGTGAAGCATCTTCGACCAATACTTTTACTATTGTCCCGCTGACATCACTTTCTATTTCATTAAAAAGTTTCATAGCCTCAATGATACACACCACATCACCTTGTTTGACAGTATCTCCGATCTTTACAAAAAGTGGCTTATCCGGTCCCGGTGACCTGTAGAATGTACCTACTATAGGTGACTTAATTTCTACTATGTTCTTGGATGAAGCGGCAGGCTGTGGTGCAGGTGTAACATCTTCAGCCTTAGCACTTGATGGCTGTGCTATCATCTGTGGTGCCGACGTCACAGATACCGAAGGTGTAGCGGCCGGAGCAGCAATCACCGTTGAAGTACCTTTATGATATTTTTCTGTCCTTATGAGGATTTCAAAATCTTTTTCCTTCATTTTGAATTCTGAAAGATTGGACTTGTTCATAAGCTTTATTAGCTCCTGGATTTCATTGAAATTCATAACAATTTGGTTTTTAATGGTTTATGATTTGACTCTTTCAAGATATGCGCCTGTACGTGTATCAATTTTAATTTTATCACCCTGATTGATAAAAATCGGAACTTTCACTTCAGCACCGGTCTCTACTGTAGCGGGTTTGGTCACATTTGTGGCCGTATCTCCCCTTACTCCGGGTTCAGTGTATGTTATCTCTAATGTAATATGGGATGGCATTTCCGCTGTCAAAGGTATATTTTTTTCTGCATGAAATAAGATCTCTATTTCACTTCCTTCTTTCAGAAAATCAGGCCTCTCCAGCATGGCAGCATTTAATGAAACCTGATCATATGTTTCATTGTCCATAAAATTGTATCCACTTTCGTCATTATACAGATACTGAAATTTCCTTCTTTCTACTCTTACGTCGTCTATTTTATGACCGGCCGGGAACGTGTTTTCCACTACTCTGCCGGTGGTAAGACTTTTGAGTTTTGTGCGCACGAACGCATTTCCTTTTCCGGGTTTTACATGAAGAAACTCTACTATCGTGTATATGTCTCCGTTGTAGTTCAAACAAAGGCCGTTTCGTATATCAGATGTACTTGCCATAAATTTATTTAATCATTAAAAGTTTTACAAAATTAACGTTTTATTTAGAATTATAATGCCATTTTAATAAAGTACTTCCCCAGGTAAATCCTCCACCAAAAGCTGTCAACATAATATGATCACCTTTTTTGAGTTTGGACTCGTAATCCCATAAACACAGTGGTAAAGTACCAGCGGTGGTGTTGCCATATTTTTCAATATTGACCATCACTTTTTCTCTTGGTATATCGAGCATATCTCCTACAGAGTTTATGATACGCATATTGGCCTGGTGGGGTACTAACCAATCTATTTGGTCGACCGTCATTTCATTTCTTTCCAGTACTTGATTGACGGTGTTGACCATACCGGTTACAGCTGCTTTGAATACAGGTTTACCGTCCTGATATATAAAATGTTCCCGACTTGCTACGGTTTCTTCAGAAGGTGGCTTTAACGATCCTCCAGCTTTCATATGTAAAAATTCCCGCCCTGCTCCATCAGACTTTAATACAGAATCAATGACTCCAGCGCCATCGTCTGAAGGCTCCAGCAAAACACCACCTGCACCATCTCCAAAAATGATGCAAGTAGTCCTGTCAGTATAATCTACTATAGTCGACATTTTATCAGCACCGATGATGACAACTTTTTTGTACATACCTGATTCTATAAACTTTGCCCCAGTCGTAAGAGCATAAAGAAAACCTGAACAGGCTGCATTGATATCATATCCAAAAGCATTTTTTGCACCTGATTTGTTCAGAATGGTATTTGCAGTATCAGGAAAAATAGTATCAGGTGTCACTGTCGCACAGATCAGCATTTCGATTTCTTCCGGTTTTGTTTTTGTCTTTTCCAAAAGCAAGCTGACCACTTCCGCTCCCATATCTGAGGTTGCTTTTCCTGGCGTACGAAGGATTCTTCTTTCTTTGATACCTGTTCTTGTGTAGATCCACTCATCAGAAGTGTCTACCATTTTTTCCAAATCAGCATTAGACAAAATATCTTCCGGCACATATCCGGCAACTCCTGTAATAGCAGCTCGAATCTTTGACATCTCAATTGATTTTTACAGATTTTTGAAAAGCGGCACAAGATAGACAGTATTTTCCAAAACAAGGTATAAAAATTTATTTATTAGCCCAAAAATTGAAATATATTATAAAATAATTTTAATTATAACATATTGTATATTTGTTTATTATGTATTTTTATATTTAAATTCATAGGTCTATCGTGTATCTGTTATTTTTTTTGGTACAAGATTTGATATTGTTTAGATACTGGTTTACATGTATTTACAAATTATGTTTTAGTGTAATTTATAGTAATTCATTTTTAATATCAAAAATCCAATTTATAAATGAAATCAATATTCATTATTCCTGCATTTTTAACGATGCTTTTTAATCCAACTTTATCAAAGGCGGCTTTGCCACAAGTGGAGATTTCTGCTGAATTAATAAGTGAAGCCAGAAAAAGAGCCGCAGCAGAAGGCAGATTACTTTTTGCAGATTTTCATGCTGTCTGGTGTAGTCCCTGCCAATGGATGGAAAAAAACACATACTCCAACCAAACTGTAACAGATATGCTGGAACAGAATTATGTAAGAGTAAAAATAGATATAGATGAAGCAGAAGGGTATAAGCTCAAAAAAGACTATGATATAAAATATTTGCCCACTATCCTCATATTCAATTCTGATGGAAAGCTTGTAGATCGCATTGAAGAAACTTTATCTCCATTAAAAATGACTGAAATTCTTAGTAAACATAATACCTTAATCAATAAAACCATCATCAGGCACGATTTAAATACGGCTCCTTCATTGATATACTCTGATGAATTTATTTCAGAGAGCATGAACAAAATGTCTGATGACTATAAAAAACATTTTTTGGTAAAACAAACAAACAAAATGTTTAGGGTGCAGGTGGGCGTGTTTTCATCTTATCAAAAAGCAGAACAAATGGTCAAAACATTGACTGATCTGACGGATGATCCGATAAGCGTCGTCAGCGAATATACCGACGGAAATCCGGTATTCAAAGTCAGAATGGGCCAATTTGATACTCCGGAAGAAGCCGGAGATTATAAAACAAAACTTTTAGCAGAACATAACCTGAATGGTATAGTTAATTGATAAAAATTTTGACCCTTCTTCATGAAAGCAACTCTGATCAAAAACATAGGTAAAATCTATGGTATCCATGATAAGCCGTTCCTCAAAGGATCGGCTATGTCATTTTCAGGCATTATTGAAAACGGATACATCGTCATAGAAAATGATAAGATTTCCTCATTCGGACCTATGGATCAGGCTCCTGAAAATATCAGAAATGTGATCGATGCAGATGGTGGTCTGGTGATGCCGGCTTGGTGCGATAGTCATACACATATCGTGTACGCAGCATCACGTGAAGGCGAATATACTATTCGTCTGAAAGGGGCAACATATGAAGAAATTGCTGCAAATGGCGGAGGAATACTCAATTCCGCAAAAAAATTACAGCAAACTTCTGAAGATGCTCTGTTTGAATCAGCTTCCCTGAGGCTCAATGAAGTCATAGCTTCAGGTACAGGTGCTATCGAAATAAAAAGCGGATACGGGCTCACTACTGAAGACGAACTAAAAATGCTTCGCGTCATAAGGAGGCTAAAAGAAAACAGTCCTGCAGCGATTAAAGCTACTTTTCTCGGCGCACACGCCATACCTGCAGCTTACCAGAATAACAGAGATAAATATATAGATCTGATCATCGATGAGATGATACCAAAAGTAGCCGGCGAAGGCTTGGCAGATTACTGTGATGTGTTTTGTGACAAAGGATTTTTTACCACCGCAGAAACAGACACTATTCTGAAGTCAGCATCAAAATATGGCCTTAAAGCAAAAATTCATGCCAATGAATTAGCTAACTCAGGAGGTGTTCAGACTGGTATCAAAAACAAGGCTATTTCTGTTGATCACCTTGAGCGGATCGGAGATGAAGAAATCAATGCACTTTTGAGCTCAAATACTATTCCTACAGTATTGCCCTCATGTTCATTTTTTCTCAATATACCATTTGCACCTGCCAGAAAGATGATTGATAGCGGACTGGGTATCGCTATAGCAACTGATTATAATCCAGGCTCAAGTCCATCCGGCAACATTCCGCTATTGATGGCACTCGCTTGCAATCATATGAGACTCACTCCCCAGGAAGCATTTCATGGCGTCACTATCAATGGGGCTGCAGCAATGGAAATCAGTCATAGCTTAGGCAGTATTAGCCCGGGCAAAATTGCAAATCTGATCATCACAAAAAAAATACCATCACTTGAATATTTTATATATGCCTTTGGGACCAATCATATATCCAAGGTTATATTAAACGGAAAACTGCATAATACAAACTGATAAAGTCTATGAGTATGACAGGCTCAGTAAGTGGATTAGCTTGCCTTTGTTGTATCATTAGGTTAAAGATGGGTTTTACTAATTTGTTCAATAGCTGAATATACATTGTCCATCTTTTCAAAAACAATTTGTAAGATTATAGATTATACTAACTTTGCTTTCCTTTTCTCTAACAAGTGATTGAATCTCATGATTGATTTTAGCAGGTATCATAGTTTATTTACAGATTATCTCCAAAAACATCCTTTAGTCAAGGTGCCCCATACGCTTTATGAACCTGCTGACTATATACTGGCCCTCGGTGGCAAAAGGTTGAGACCCGTATTTGCTTTGATGGGAAGTGATTTGTACAGTCAAAACACTGCAGGTGCTCTGAAAGTAGCTATGGCTGTAGAAGTATTTCACAATTTTACTTTGGTACATGACGATATCATGGATCAGTCAGACATCAGAAGGGGCAAACCCACTGTGCATAAAAAATACGATATCAACACGGCTATACTCTCCGGTGATGTAATGCTGATTAAATCCTATGAATATCTGCTGGATCACAGTGACCCGGTTTTAGTAAAATCTTTGCTCACTGAATTCAACAAAATGGCTGTAGAAGTCTGTGAAGGTCAGCAATATGATGTGGATTTTGAAAATCGTGACGATGTCACTATTCAGCAATATTTACATATGATCACATTAAAAACAGCTGTCCTCCTTGCCTGTTCACTAAAAATGGGTGCTATGGTAGGAGGTGCATCAGAAAGTGACTGTACACACTTGTATGAATTTGCCAAGAATTACGGCATAGCTTTCCAGCTGCAGGATGATTATCTGGATACATTTGGCAACGCTGATGAAGTCGGTAAAAAAATAGGAGGTGACATTATCAAAAACAAAAAAACATATCTTTATCTTAAAGCACTTGAGTTGTGTGATGATCATCAACAGCAAACACTTCGACACTTATATTCTGAACTAAATGTATCTATCTCCGATGATGAAAAAATTACGACTGTAACACAAATATTCAGAAAAACACACGTTGAAGAATACAGCAAACAATTGATCGAGGTGTACAGAGATCTTGCATATTCACATCTGAGTGCATGTAAGATTGACGAAAACAGTAGAAATCAGATAGGAGAATATATGAATGGTCTATTGTTCAGAAAGTATTAATTAAGGTATAAATTATTGTTTGTTTCCGTTTTTATAACAAATTGCACAAATTCATATTTTCTTCCCCGCTAACCATGCCTGTTTTTACGCAGACAGGCAGGCTCATCACCTAAAGAGCTTGTTAAGCTACACTTGTGACGAGCCACCCAATCCAACCACGTTTTACCGTGTATTAAGAATAATACTGAAAAGATGCAACTTGTTATACACACGTTTGTTTCCCATTTGTTCTCACTTTCAAATTAATATTTTATATTTGCACCATAACCCCAAAAGTATGAAACATAGAATTCTAATTCTTTTCGGCTTAGTTTTAATAGGTATACAAAACATATCTGCTATGGAATTAAATAGTAGGTCATGTTCTTTGAGCCAACCCATATTTGATACTAACATAAATCTGAAAATATCCGATAGACCAACAGGTCTTGTCACGGTCAAGGCGGTGCTGGTCATTTGTGATCATTATGAGTCACCGGACAATAATAACATCGCTCAAAGTCTTAGAGTTGACTTAGCTACATTAAACCAGATGTTGGATATCATAGAAAAAAGAAATATTGTCAAAGTGGAGAAAACAGTTCTTCAGGGTACAAAAGCAACAAAGACTAATATTGTTACCACACTCAAAGCAATTCAAAACGATAAGGACGACATCATCATGTATTACTTTACCGGACATGGTTTTATGGAAAAAGGTAAAACATTCATGTTGACTTCAGATGAAAAAAATTTGGGTAGAGATGAAGTTGCATCAATCATTGAATCAAAGAAATCGCGCTTGAATATGCTTATTACTGATTGTTGTTCAAATGCCATTGATAATTTAACTATGGCCAGAAGTATAAACAGAAGTGGTCAAAAAATTGCTGCAGGTGATTTTGATCAAATTTATAAGGATTTGTTTTTGGGGTACGAGGGTTTTATGCATTTATCAGCAGCAACTGAAGGCGAAAAAGCATTTTCAAATAATGATTTAGGTGGTTTTTTTACTTATCATTTTATAAAAGAGGGCCTGATCAAGAAGCCGGTTAATAATTGGGCAGAGATTTTTACAGATTCTAAAAATAAGACGTCTCAGTTGTTTATGAAAATGGATGATCAAAGCAAATCAAATCTGGCAGCCGAAGGAATAAAAAATCAAACAGCCAAGGCGTATTCTTTGCCGAAGGCAAAATCGAGTATTATAAGTAAAGCACCTGTAAATACCGGCACCATCCCCAAAGGAACCATCAATATCTTCAACTATACAGAAAACAATGTTAGCTTTTTTATAGACAACAATGATCCATCCAAGGAATGGGAAGAGTCCAAGGTTATAGATATGTCTGTTGATGCGGGTAAAAGTGTTTTGATAAATCAGGGAATAGCCATAGTAGGTTATGAGTTTGAAGATCAGGATTATTATTTTGAACTGGAGAATGGAGACTATTTTTTAGCCATAGATGAAGTAGGAAGCTTGGAGATGTTTGTCAAAGACCCCGATATAAATCAAACCAATTTTGCATCAGTAGCCTTCATGGATTATAAGAGTTTTTTTGTCGGACAATGGGAGTGGGATGATGCAAAATCCGGGGAAGTGATTGTGACCGATTTTGATGCAGATACCTTTGTGGATATGTATACTACAGAAGCTAACAATCAAACGGGCACCTGGATGGTGAGAAAACAGGAAATAGAAGGATATGATTACAATTTTATATCCTTCATATATGATAATGAAGGTACTCCATTGCTTTTGGATTACTTAATAGATTATGATGATGAATTTCCCGATCAGGTTCAATTGATTTTTATAAGTGCATTTGAAGGTGACAAGCAGATGACCTATGAAGAAGCAGAACAGTTTCTCGAACCTTCAGTGATAATGTACAGAGTCCCGTAATGGGTGTTTTAAGTTTGAGTCTTCTCCTAAAGGAAATATTTTTATGATAACCGTAATTATAAAGGTTGCTTATCCCGTTCAATAAAAAAAAATCAATTTTTAAAAAATAGTATACAAATCAACACTCAAAAAAAACAGATAAAAAACCAGAAGTTCTTCCTTATAGTATTTTTATATCCATCATACATCTGAAGTGACCTTTAGGGCAGTGATCATATCCCAATTTTGAACATGGTCTGCAGGACAGTCCTTCCACTTGAAGATTTGTATGTTTTTCCTGATGATTGCTCCCATAAAAAGGATACATTCCAAAATCAGGAATGGTATTGCCCCACAACACAAATATTTCTTTTTGCATAGCTGCTGCTATGTGCATCAAACCAGTGTCGCCTGAAAAAATCCTACTCGCATGTTTTATGATACCGGCACTGACACCCAAACCTATTTTTCCACAAAAATTGACAACTTTTGCCGGCAACAATGCTGAAATTTCTTCAGCAAGTTGATGGACATCTTGTCCTCCCAGCATAATCGTGGTATGAGGGTATAATGAAATGATGTCGATACATTTTTCCTTTGGAATGCGTTTGGTAAAATAAGTTGCACCTAACACGAGCACCTGAAATTCCGGAATACCCTTTATCAATTCCTGTGCATCAAACTCATCTTCCGGCATGATAAAATAGTCAAGACCTTCACCATCATCTTTGATGCCTGTCTCTGATAAAGCATCAAAATACCTGTCGACTAAATGTTTACCTTTGGGAAGATTGTTGATCTTCAAATTGACTGTCAGCCATTTTCTGACATTCATTTTATTAAATCTGATCGTTTTGACACCAAGAGATTGAGAAATTTTAAATGATTTCATATTCTTTTGCAAATCAACAATCAAATCAAAGTTTTCTGCTTTGAGGCTGGACACAGATGTGGACGAATCCGGTTTATACACATGGATTTTATCAATATAAGGATTGTCATGAATGGTATGCGCAAATGATTGTTTGACAAGATAATGAATCTTAGCCCCTGTTTGATTTTTTAAACATCTGACCACAGGCGTTGTAAGTACAATATCGCCAATGGATGAAAATCGGATAATGAGAATCTTTTTGATAATGATTGTTTTAGTCTATTATAAAATATCCATTAAAAGGTCTATAGAACTACCATGTTAGAGTATGTTTAAAATTTATCCTTTAGCAATAAAATGTTTTATTGTGTATAACAAATTGCACAAATTCATATTTTCTTCCCCGCTACCCTCATTCCCTAAAGAGCTTGTCAAGCTATGCTTGAGACGAGCTCCCCAATCCAACCACATTTTTACCGCCTTAAAAGAATAATACTGAAAGCGCGCAATTTGTTACACACACAATGTCTTATTCTATTATCCAAAAACAAAATTTAAACATTCTCTTACAAAGTTACCAATTTAATTAAATCCCCGCTATGATTTAAATCATGATCTATTGTAAAAAAATAAAATTAGTATATTTTTTCTGTCTAAATTTTAAAATGGGGCTCACCGAATGCCCGTTTTTTTCTTCGACATAACCCGTCCAGAACCAACATCGGAAAGGAATAAAAGAAGGTATGTGACCATATTTCGTTGCTACACTAATAAACATCATTTCAGGATATGACTCAAATCAGTTTATATCACCGCCTAAAACTCTTTCTTTGCACTTATATTTTTGATTTTTATCTATTTTTTAAAATTTTATATTATGTCTTCAGAAAAATATGTTTACAGTTTTGGTGGCGGCCAGGCTGATGGAAACGAATCAATGAAAAATCTGCTGGGTGGCAAAGGTGCCAATCTGGCTGAGATGGCAGGACATCCCAATTTACTTTTGCCGGTACCTGCTGGGTTTACCGTCACTACAGATGTGTGTACCTATTATTACCAACATGAAAAAACCTATCCACCTTCTCTTCAGAGTGAAGTAGCTGAAGCTCTGAAAAAAATGGAAAAAATCATGGGCAGAAAATTTGGAGATAAAAAAAATCCATTGCTACTGTCAGTCAGATCAGGCGCTCGAAGATCTATGCCCGGCATGATGGACACCGTACTGAATCTGGGCCTAAATGATGAAACCATAAAAGGACTAATCGAGCAGACCGGAAATGAAAGATTTGCTTATGATGCATATCGACGACTTGTCATGATGTATGCAGACGTGGTTATGGAAAAAGCAGCAGGTATAGAGCCCAAAGGTGGAAAAGGTATCAGGAGAGTACTGGATGACA
Proteins encoded in this region:
- the accC gene encoding acetyl-CoA carboxylase biotin carboxylase subunit, with translation MFNKILIANRGEIALRVIRTCKEMGIKTVAIYSKADADSLHVRFADEAVCIGPPPSSESYLNIPRIMAAVEITNADGIHPGYGFLSENANFSEICRQSGVKFIGPTPEMIGKMGDKVTAKETMIKAGVPVVPGSEGLLKDVKQGIKIANQIGYPVILKATAGGGGKGMRIVTKDDEFEAAWDSARKEAKASFTNDGIYVEKYVEEPRHIEFQIIGDQFGNVIHLSERDCSIQRRHQKLIEESPSPFMTPELREKMGDAAVKACKSINYEGVGTIEFLVDKYRNFYFMEMNTRIQVEHPVTEEVIDHDLIKEQIKVAAGIPISGKNYYPKMHAMECRINAEDVFNGFRPSPGKINSFHSPKGHGVRVDTHVYAGYTVPPFYDSMIAKLICKAQTRDECIKKMQRALDEFVIEGIKTTVPFHKCIMKNEKFKSGDFNTGFMNTFSIDDCIE
- the accB gene encoding acetyl-CoA carboxylase biotin carboxyl carrier protein; the encoded protein is MNFNEIQELIKLMNKSNLSEFKMKEKDFEILIRTEKYHKGTSTVIAAPAATPSVSVTSAPQMIAQPSSAKAEDVTPAPQPAASSKNIVEIKSPIVGTFYRSPGPDKPLFVKIGDTVKQGDVVCIIEAMKLFNEIESDVSGTIVKVLVEDASPVEYDQVLYLVEL
- the efp gene encoding elongation factor P produces the protein MASTSDIRNGLCLNYNGDIYTIVEFLHVKPGKGNAFVRTKLKSLTTGRVVENTFPAGHKIDDVRVERRKFQYLYNDESGYNFMDNETYDQVSLNAAMLERPDFLKEGSEIEILFHAEKNIPLTAEMPSHITLEITYTEPGVRGDTATNVTKPATVETGAEVKVPIFINQGDKIKIDTRTGAYLERVKS
- a CDS encoding ketoacyl-ACP synthase III, which gives rise to MSKIRAAITGVAGYVPEDILSNADLEKMVDTSDEWIYTRTGIKERRILRTPGKATSDMGAEVVSLLLEKTKTKPEEIEMLICATVTPDTIFPDTANTILNKSGAKNAFGYDINAACSGFLYALTTGAKFIESGMYKKVVIIGADKMSTIVDYTDRTTCIIFGDGAGGVLLEPSDDGAGVIDSVLKSDGAGREFLHMKAGGSLKPPSEETVASREHFIYQDGKPVFKAAVTGMVNTVNQVLERNEMTVDQIDWLVPHQANMRIINSVGDMLDIPREKVMVNIEKYGNTTAGTLPLCLWDYESKLKKGDHIMLTAFGGGFTWGSTLLKWHYNSK
- a CDS encoding thioredoxin family protein, whose product is MKSIFIIPAFLTMLFNPTLSKAALPQVEISAELISEARKRAAAEGRLLFADFHAVWCSPCQWMEKNTYSNQTVTDMLEQNYVRVKIDIDEAEGYKLKKDYDIKYLPTILIFNSDGKLVDRIEETLSPLKMTEILSKHNTLINKTIIRHDLNTAPSLIYSDEFISESMNKMSDDYKKHFLVKQTNKMFRVQVGVFSSYQKAEQMVKTLTDLTDDPISVVSEYTDGNPVFKVRMGQFDTPEEAGDYKTKLLAEHNLNGIVN
- a CDS encoding imidazolonepropionase, yielding MKATLIKNIGKIYGIHDKPFLKGSAMSFSGIIENGYIVIENDKISSFGPMDQAPENIRNVIDADGGLVMPAWCDSHTHIVYAASREGEYTIRLKGATYEEIAANGGGILNSAKKLQQTSEDALFESASLRLNEVIASGTGAIEIKSGYGLTTEDELKMLRVIRRLKENSPAAIKATFLGAHAIPAAYQNNRDKYIDLIIDEMIPKVAGEGLADYCDVFCDKGFFTTAETDTILKSASKYGLKAKIHANELANSGGVQTGIKNKAISVDHLERIGDEEINALLSSNTIPTVLPSCSFFLNIPFAPARKMIDSGLGIAIATDYNPGSSPSGNIPLLMALACNHMRLTPQEAFHGVTINGAAAMEISHSLGSISPGKIANLIITKKIPSLEYFIYAFGTNHISKVILNGKLHNTN
- a CDS encoding polyprenyl synthetase family protein, whose product is MIDFSRYHSLFTDYLQKHPLVKVPHTLYEPADYILALGGKRLRPVFALMGSDLYSQNTAGALKVAMAVEVFHNFTLVHDDIMDQSDIRRGKPTVHKKYDINTAILSGDVMLIKSYEYLLDHSDPVLVKSLLTEFNKMAVEVCEGQQYDVDFENRDDVTIQQYLHMITLKTAVLLACSLKMGAMVGGASESDCTHLYEFAKNYGIAFQLQDDYLDTFGNADEVGKKIGGDIIKNKKTYLYLKALELCDDHQQQTLRHLYSELNVSISDDEKITTVTQIFRKTHVEEYSKQLIEVYRDLAYSHLSACKIDENSRNQIGEYMNGLLFRKY
- a CDS encoding caspase family protein; translated protein: MKHRILILFGLVLIGIQNISAMELNSRSCSLSQPIFDTNINLKISDRPTGLVTVKAVLVICDHYESPDNNNIAQSLRVDLATLNQMLDIIEKRNIVKVEKTVLQGTKATKTNIVTTLKAIQNDKDDIIMYYFTGHGFMEKGKTFMLTSDEKNLGRDEVASIIESKKSRLNMLITDCCSNAIDNLTMARSINRSGQKIAAGDFDQIYKDLFLGYEGFMHLSAATEGEKAFSNNDLGGFFTYHFIKEGLIKKPVNNWAEIFTDSKNKTSQLFMKMDDQSKSNLAAEGIKNQTAKAYSLPKAKSSIISKAPVNTGTIPKGTINIFNYTENNVSFFIDNNDPSKEWEESKVIDMSVDAGKSVLINQGIAIVGYEFEDQDYYFELENGDYFLAIDEVGSLEMFVKDPDINQTNFASVAFMDYKSFFVGQWEWDDAKSGEVIVTDFDADTFVDMYTTEANNQTGTWMVRKQEIEGYDYNFISFIYDNEGTPLLLDYLIDYDDEFPDQVQLIFISAFEGDKQMTYEEAEQFLEPSVIMYRVP
- a CDS encoding glycosyltransferase family 9 protein, which translates into the protein MVRCLKNQTGAKIHYLVKQSFAHTIHDNPYIDKIHVYKPDSSTSVSSLKAENFDLIVDLQKNMKSFKISQSLGVKTIRFNKMNVRKWLTVNLKINNLPKGKHLVDRYFDALSETGIKDDGEGLDYFIMPEDEFDAQELIKGIPEFQVLVLGATYFTKRIPKEKCIDIISLYPHTTIMLGGQDVHQLAEEISALLPAKVVNFCGKIGLGVSAGIIKHASRIFSGDTGLMHIAAAMQKEIFVLWGNTIPDFGMYPFYGSNHQEKHTNLQVEGLSCRPCSKLGYDHCPKGHFRCMMDIKIL